From a single Flavobacteriales bacterium genomic region:
- a CDS encoding C40 family peptidase: MTAVICPLSIVPVRKDPTDTSEMVSQWLFGETAEVLERTPKWTKLEFDHDGYTGWVDNKQIAVCTTPNNEPDLRVIDQSAIVDLGERQVILPYGSVLPFYENEQITWQDRRIPVSALTNQPSESTRAELIDLHLHPYLGAPYLWGGRTPTGIDCSGLVQMLYIFQGIYLPRDASQQAEEGDVVELLDLVEPGDLAFFDNEEGRIIHVGMILTRSEEGDLRIVHASGRVRIDNFDQQGIFNKEENSYSHKLRMVRRML, encoded by the coding sequence ATGACAGCAGTCATCTGCCCACTTTCAATAGTACCTGTGCGTAAGGACCCGACGGACACGTCGGAAATGGTAAGCCAATGGCTTTTCGGTGAAACCGCAGAAGTGCTGGAACGTACTCCCAAATGGACCAAGCTCGAGTTCGATCATGATGGCTACACAGGTTGGGTTGACAATAAACAGATCGCGGTGTGTACAACACCGAACAACGAGCCCGACCTTCGGGTGATCGATCAGTCCGCGATAGTGGACCTAGGTGAAAGGCAGGTGATACTCCCCTACGGTTCTGTTCTACCATTCTATGAGAATGAACAGATCACTTGGCAGGACAGGCGCATTCCCGTTAGTGCATTGACGAATCAACCAAGCGAGAGTACGCGGGCAGAATTGATCGACCTTCATCTACATCCATATCTCGGTGCACCGTACCTATGGGGCGGACGCACACCTACTGGGATCGATTGCAGTGGACTGGTCCAAATGCTCTACATCTTTCAAGGGATCTACTTGCCTCGCGATGCCTCGCAGCAAGCTGAAGAAGGCGATGTGGTGGAACTATTGGATCTGGTAGAGCCTGGAGACCTCGCATTCTTCGATAATGAAGAGGGAAGGATCATCCATGTAGGAATGATCCTTACACGATCGGAAGAAGGAGATCTGCGAATAGTTCATGCCAGTGGCCGCGTGAGGATCGACAACTTCGATCAGCAAGGGATATTCAACAAGGAGGAGAATAGCTATTCTCATAAGTTGAGGATGGTACGGCGGATGTTGTAA